A stretch of the Ictidomys tridecemlineatus isolate mIctTri1 chromosome 5, mIctTri1.hap1, whole genome shotgun sequence genome encodes the following:
- the Adnp gene encoding activity-dependent neuroprotector homeobox protein isoform X2 produces MPKSYEALVQHVIEDHERIGYQVTAMIGHTNVVVPRSKPLMLIAPKPQEKKGMGLPPRIGALASGNVRSLPSQQMVNRLSIPKPNLNSTGVNMMSNVHLQQNNYGVKSVGQGYGVGQSMRLGLGGNAPVSIPQQSQSVKQLLPSGNGRSYGLGTEQRSQAPARYSLQAANASSLSSGQLKSPSLSQSQASRVLGQSSSKPPAAATGPPPANTSATQKWKICTICNELFPENVYSVHFEKEHKAEKVPAVANYIMKIHNFTSKCLYCNRYLPTDTLLNHMLIHGLSCPYCRSTFNDVEKMAAHMRMVHIDEEMGPKTDSTLSFDLTLQQGSHTNIHLLVTTYNLRDAPAESVAYHAQNNPPVPPKPQPKVQEKADIPVKSSPQAAVPYKKDVGKTLCPLCFSILKGPISDALAHHLRERHQVIQTVHPVEKKLTYKCIHCLGVYTSNMTASTITLHLVHCRGVGKTQNGQDKTNAPSRLNQSPGLAPVKRTYEQMEFPLLKKRKLDDDSDSPGCFEEKPEEPVVLALDPKGHEDDSYEARKSFLTKYFNKQPYPTRREIEKLAASLWLWKSDIASHFSNKRKKCVRDCEKYKPGVLLGFNMKELNKVKHEMDFDAEWLFENHDEKDSRVNASKTVDKKLNLGKEDDSSSDSFENLEEDSNRSGSPFDPVFEVEPKIPNDNPEEHVPKIIPEDALESDEKLDQKEEDGSKYETVHLTEEPAKLMQDASDSEVDQDDVVEWKDGASPSESGPGSQQLSDFEDNTCEVKPGTWSDESSQSEDARSSKPAAKKKAPVQGDREQLKWKNSSYGKVEGFWSKDQSQWKNTPENSERLPNPQIEWQNSTIDSEDGEQFDNMTDGVAEPMHGSLTGVKLSSQQA; encoded by the coding sequence ATGCCAAAGTCTTATGAAGCTTTGGTACAACATGTCATCGAAGACCACGAACGCATAGGCTATCAGGTCACTGCCATGATCGGACACACAAATGTGGTGGTTCCCCGATCCAAACCCTTGATGCTAATTGCTCCCAAACCTCAAGAGAAAAAGGGCATGGGACTCCCACCAAGAATTGGTGCCCTTGCTTCTGGAAATGTCCGGTCTTTACCATCACAGCAGATGGTGAATCGACTGTCAATACCAAAGCCTAACTTAAATTCCACAGGAGTCAACATGATGTCCAATGTTCACCTGCAGCAGAATAACTATGGAGTCAAGTCTGTAGGCCAGGGCTACGGCGTTGGTCAATCAATGAGACTGGGTCTAGGTGGCAATGCACCAGTTTCCATCCCTCAGCAGTCTCAGTCTGTGAAACAGTTACTCCCAAGTGGAAATGGAAGATCTTATGGCCTTGGGACAGAGCAGAGATCCCAGGCACCAGCAAGATACTCCCTACAGGCCGCTAATGCCTCTTCTCTCTCATCAGGCCAGTTAaagtctccttccctctcccagtCCCAGGCCTCCAGAGTATTAGGTCAGTCCAGTTCTAAACCTCCTGCAGCTGCCACAGGTCCCCCCCCAGCCAATACTTCTGCGACTCAAAAGTGGAAAATTTGTACAATCTGTAATGAGCTTTTTCCTGAAAATGTCTATAGTGTGCACTTCGAAAAAGAACATAAAGCTGAGAAAGTCCCAGCAGTGGCCAACTACATTATGAAGATACACaattttactagcaaatgccTCTACTGTAATCGCTATTTGCCCACAGACACCTTGCTCAACCATATGTTAATTCATGGTCTATCTTGTCCATACTGCCGGTCAACTTTCAACGACGTGGAAAAGATGGCTGCACACATGCGAATGGTTCACATAGATGAAGAGATGGGACCTAAAACGGATTCTACTTTGAGTTTTGATTTGACATTGCAGCAAGGAAGTCACACTAACATCCATCTCCTGGTAACCACCTATAACCTGAGGGATGCCCCCGCTGAATCTGTTGCTTACCATGCCCAGAATAACCCTCCAGTTCCTCCAAAGCCACAACCAAAAGTTCAGGAAAAGGCAGATATCCCTGTCAAAAGTTCACCTCAAGCTGCAGTGCCCTATAAGAAAGATGTTGGAAAAACCCTTTGCCCTCTTTGCTTTTCAATCCTGAAAGGACCCATATCTGATGCACTTGCACATCATTTACGAGAGAGGCACCAGGTTATTCAGACGGTTCATCCAGTGGAGAAAAAGCTCACCTACAAATGCATCCACTGCCTGGGTGTGTATACCAGCAACATGACCGCCTCAACTATCACTCTACATCTGGTGCACTGCAGGGGTGTCGGAAAGACCCAGAACGGCCAGGATAAGACGAACGCACCCTCTCGGCTTAATCAGTCTCCAGGCCTGGCACCTGTGAAGCGCACCTATGAGCAAATGGAGTTTCCCTTGCTGAAAAAACGAAAGTTGGATGATGACAGTGATTCACCCGGCTGCTTTGAAGAGAAGCCTGAAGAGCCTGTCGTTTTAGCTTTAGACCCCAAGGGTCACGAAGATGATTCCTATGAAGCCAGAAAAAGCTTTCTAACAAAGTATTTCAACAAACAGCCCTATCCCACCAGGAGAGAAATTGAGAAGTTGGCAGCCAGCTTGTGGTTGTGGAAGAGCGACATTGCGTCCCATTTTAGTAACAAACGGAAGAAGTGTGTTCGTGATTGTGAAAAGTACAAGCCTGGGGTGTTGCTTGGATTTAAcatgaaagaattaaataaagtCAAACATGAGATGGATTTTGACGCGGAATGGCTGTTTGAAAATCATGATGAGAAGGATTCCAGAGTCAATGCTAGTAAGACTGTTGACAAAAAGCTTAACCTTGGGAAGGAGGATGACAGTTCCTCAGATAGTTTTGAAAATTTAGAAGAAGACTCCAATAGAAGTGGTAGCCCTTTTGATCCTGTTTTTGAAGTTGAGCCTAAAATCCCTAATGATAACCCAGAGGAGCATGTACCGAAGATAATTCCTGAGGATGCTTTAGAATCTGATGAGAAGCTAGACCAAAAAGAGGAGGATGGTTCAAAATATGAAACTGTTCATTTGACTGAGGAGCCAGCCAAACTCATGCAGGACGCCTCTGACAGCGAGGTTGACCAAGACGATGTGGTTGAGTGGAAGGACGGGGCCTCGCCTTCTGAGAGTGGGCCTGGCTCCCAACAGTTGTCGGACTTCGAGGATAACACTTGTGAGGTGAAACCAGGAACCTGGTCTGATGAATCTTCCCAGAGTGAAGATGCCAGGAGCAGTAAGCCAGCTGCCAAAAAAAAGGCTCCCGTGCAAGGTGACAGAGAGCAGTTGAAGTGGAAGAATAGTTCCTATGGAAAAGTGGAAGGGTTTTGGTCCAAGGACCAGTCACAGTGGAAGAACACACCAGAGAACAGTGAGCGCTTACCTAACCCCCAAATTGAGTGGCAGAATAGCACAATTGACAGTGAGGACGGGGAGCAGTTTGACAATATGACTGATGGAGTAGCTGAGCCGATGCACGGCAGCTTAACCGGAGTTAAACTGAGCAGCCAGCAGGCGTGA
- the Adnp gene encoding activity-dependent neuroprotector homeobox protein isoform X1 has translation MFQLPVNNLGSLRKARKTVKKILSDIGLEYCKEHIEDFKQFEPNDFYLKNTTWEDVGLWDPSLTKNQDYRTKPFCCSACPFSSKFFSAYKSHFRNVHSEDFENRILLNCPYCTFNADKKTLETHIKIFHAPNASAPSSSLSTFKDKNKNDGLKPKQADSVEQAVYYCKKCTYRDPLYEIVRKHIYREHFQHVAAPYIAKAGEKSLNGAVPLGSSAREECSIHCKRCLFMPKSYEALVQHVIEDHERIGYQVTAMIGHTNVVVPRSKPLMLIAPKPQEKKGMGLPPRIGALASGNVRSLPSQQMVNRLSIPKPNLNSTGVNMMSNVHLQQNNYGVKSVGQGYGVGQSMRLGLGGNAPVSIPQQSQSVKQLLPSGNGRSYGLGTEQRSQAPARYSLQAANASSLSSGQLKSPSLSQSQASRVLGQSSSKPPAAATGPPPANTSATQKWKICTICNELFPENVYSVHFEKEHKAEKVPAVANYIMKIHNFTSKCLYCNRYLPTDTLLNHMLIHGLSCPYCRSTFNDVEKMAAHMRMVHIDEEMGPKTDSTLSFDLTLQQGSHTNIHLLVTTYNLRDAPAESVAYHAQNNPPVPPKPQPKVQEKADIPVKSSPQAAVPYKKDVGKTLCPLCFSILKGPISDALAHHLRERHQVIQTVHPVEKKLTYKCIHCLGVYTSNMTASTITLHLVHCRGVGKTQNGQDKTNAPSRLNQSPGLAPVKRTYEQMEFPLLKKRKLDDDSDSPGCFEEKPEEPVVLALDPKGHEDDSYEARKSFLTKYFNKQPYPTRREIEKLAASLWLWKSDIASHFSNKRKKCVRDCEKYKPGVLLGFNMKELNKVKHEMDFDAEWLFENHDEKDSRVNASKTVDKKLNLGKEDDSSSDSFENLEEDSNRSGSPFDPVFEVEPKIPNDNPEEHVPKIIPEDALESDEKLDQKEEDGSKYETVHLTEEPAKLMQDASDSEVDQDDVVEWKDGASPSESGPGSQQLSDFEDNTCEVKPGTWSDESSQSEDARSSKPAAKKKAPVQGDREQLKWKNSSYGKVEGFWSKDQSQWKNTPENSERLPNPQIEWQNSTIDSEDGEQFDNMTDGVAEPMHGSLTGVKLSSQQA, from the exons AACATATAGAA GATTTTAAGCAGTTTGAACCTAATgacttttatttgaaaaacactaCATGGGAAGATGTAGGACTGTGGGACCCTTCACTTACAAAAAACCAG gaCTATCGGACAAAACCTTTTTGCTGCAGTGCTTGTCCCTTTTCCTCAAAATTCTTTTCTGCCTACAAAAGTCATTTCCGGAATGTTCATAGTGAAGACTTTGAAAATAGAATTCTCCTTAATTGCCCTTACTGTACCTTCAATGCAGACAAAAAGACTTTGGAAACacacattaaaatttttcatgcTCCAAACGCCAGCGCACCAAGTAGCAGCCTCAGCACtttcaaagataaaaacaaaaacgaTGGCCTTAAACCTAAGCAGGCTGACAGTGTAGAGCAAGCTGTTTATTACTGTAAGAAGTGCACTTACCGAGATCCTCTTTATGAAATAGTTAGGAAGCACATTTACAGGGAACATTTTCAGCATGTGGCAGCACCGTACATAGCAAAGGCAGGAGAAAAGTCTCTCAATGGTGCAGTCCCCTTAGGCTCAAGTGCCCGGGAAGAGTGTAGTATTCACTGCAAGCGATGCCTTTTTATGCCAAAGTCTTATGAAGCTTTGGTACAACATGTCATCGAAGACCACGAACGCATAGGCTATCAGGTCACTGCCATGATCGGACACACAAATGTGGTGGTTCCCCGATCCAAACCCTTGATGCTAATTGCTCCCAAACCTCAAGAGAAAAAGGGCATGGGACTCCCACCAAGAATTGGTGCCCTTGCTTCTGGAAATGTCCGGTCTTTACCATCACAGCAGATGGTGAATCGACTGTCAATACCAAAGCCTAACTTAAATTCCACAGGAGTCAACATGATGTCCAATGTTCACCTGCAGCAGAATAACTATGGAGTCAAGTCTGTAGGCCAGGGCTACGGCGTTGGTCAATCAATGAGACTGGGTCTAGGTGGCAATGCACCAGTTTCCATCCCTCAGCAGTCTCAGTCTGTGAAACAGTTACTCCCAAGTGGAAATGGAAGATCTTATGGCCTTGGGACAGAGCAGAGATCCCAGGCACCAGCAAGATACTCCCTACAGGCCGCTAATGCCTCTTCTCTCTCATCAGGCCAGTTAaagtctccttccctctcccagtCCCAGGCCTCCAGAGTATTAGGTCAGTCCAGTTCTAAACCTCCTGCAGCTGCCACAGGTCCCCCCCCAGCCAATACTTCTGCGACTCAAAAGTGGAAAATTTGTACAATCTGTAATGAGCTTTTTCCTGAAAATGTCTATAGTGTGCACTTCGAAAAAGAACATAAAGCTGAGAAAGTCCCAGCAGTGGCCAACTACATTATGAAGATACACaattttactagcaaatgccTCTACTGTAATCGCTATTTGCCCACAGACACCTTGCTCAACCATATGTTAATTCATGGTCTATCTTGTCCATACTGCCGGTCAACTTTCAACGACGTGGAAAAGATGGCTGCACACATGCGAATGGTTCACATAGATGAAGAGATGGGACCTAAAACGGATTCTACTTTGAGTTTTGATTTGACATTGCAGCAAGGAAGTCACACTAACATCCATCTCCTGGTAACCACCTATAACCTGAGGGATGCCCCCGCTGAATCTGTTGCTTACCATGCCCAGAATAACCCTCCAGTTCCTCCAAAGCCACAACCAAAAGTTCAGGAAAAGGCAGATATCCCTGTCAAAAGTTCACCTCAAGCTGCAGTGCCCTATAAGAAAGATGTTGGAAAAACCCTTTGCCCTCTTTGCTTTTCAATCCTGAAAGGACCCATATCTGATGCACTTGCACATCATTTACGAGAGAGGCACCAGGTTATTCAGACGGTTCATCCAGTGGAGAAAAAGCTCACCTACAAATGCATCCACTGCCTGGGTGTGTATACCAGCAACATGACCGCCTCAACTATCACTCTACATCTGGTGCACTGCAGGGGTGTCGGAAAGACCCAGAACGGCCAGGATAAGACGAACGCACCCTCTCGGCTTAATCAGTCTCCAGGCCTGGCACCTGTGAAGCGCACCTATGAGCAAATGGAGTTTCCCTTGCTGAAAAAACGAAAGTTGGATGATGACAGTGATTCACCCGGCTGCTTTGAAGAGAAGCCTGAAGAGCCTGTCGTTTTAGCTTTAGACCCCAAGGGTCACGAAGATGATTCCTATGAAGCCAGAAAAAGCTTTCTAACAAAGTATTTCAACAAACAGCCCTATCCCACCAGGAGAGAAATTGAGAAGTTGGCAGCCAGCTTGTGGTTGTGGAAGAGCGACATTGCGTCCCATTTTAGTAACAAACGGAAGAAGTGTGTTCGTGATTGTGAAAAGTACAAGCCTGGGGTGTTGCTTGGATTTAAcatgaaagaattaaataaagtCAAACATGAGATGGATTTTGACGCGGAATGGCTGTTTGAAAATCATGATGAGAAGGATTCCAGAGTCAATGCTAGTAAGACTGTTGACAAAAAGCTTAACCTTGGGAAGGAGGATGACAGTTCCTCAGATAGTTTTGAAAATTTAGAAGAAGACTCCAATAGAAGTGGTAGCCCTTTTGATCCTGTTTTTGAAGTTGAGCCTAAAATCCCTAATGATAACCCAGAGGAGCATGTACCGAAGATAATTCCTGAGGATGCTTTAGAATCTGATGAGAAGCTAGACCAAAAAGAGGAGGATGGTTCAAAATATGAAACTGTTCATTTGACTGAGGAGCCAGCCAAACTCATGCAGGACGCCTCTGACAGCGAGGTTGACCAAGACGATGTGGTTGAGTGGAAGGACGGGGCCTCGCCTTCTGAGAGTGGGCCTGGCTCCCAACAGTTGTCGGACTTCGAGGATAACACTTGTGAGGTGAAACCAGGAACCTGGTCTGATGAATCTTCCCAGAGTGAAGATGCCAGGAGCAGTAAGCCAGCTGCCAAAAAAAAGGCTCCCGTGCAAGGTGACAGAGAGCAGTTGAAGTGGAAGAATAGTTCCTATGGAAAAGTGGAAGGGTTTTGGTCCAAGGACCAGTCACAGTGGAAGAACACACCAGAGAACAGTGAGCGCTTACCTAACCCCCAAATTGAGTGGCAGAATAGCACAATTGACAGTGAGGACGGGGAGCAGTTTGACAATATGACTGATGGAGTAGCTGAGCCGATGCACGGCAGCTTAACCGGAGTTAAACTGAGCAGCCAGCAGGCGTGA